Proteins co-encoded in one Echeneis naucrates chromosome 22, fEcheNa1.1, whole genome shotgun sequence genomic window:
- the LOC115036079 gene encoding uncharacterized protein C14orf132 produces MDLSFMAAQIPVMTGAFMDSSPNDDYSVEHSLFNSSASVHAAASAASVHGQQDESQSMSSDAIWLWIAIVATIGNIVVVGVVYAFTF; encoded by the coding sequence ATCCCAGTCATGACAGGGGCCTTTATGGACTCCTCCCCCAATGACGACTACAGCGTGGAACACTCGCTCTTCAATTCCTCGGCCAGCGTCCATGCAGCTGCCTCAGCTGCCTCGGTACACGGGCAGCAGGATGAGTCGCAGTCCATGTCCAGCGACGCCATCTGGCTCTGGATCGCCATTGTCGCCACTATTGGAAACATAGTGGTTGTGGGCGTCGTCTATGCCTTCACTTTCTGA
- the LOC115036340 gene encoding B2 bradykinin receptor-like: protein MTLQPTSVPDFSTTVLYGDQNSTNGTECPELDDWEWLHSSQPIYILLISVLGILFNVFVLMVFCLHKKACTVPEIYLGNLAAADLLLVSCLPFWAVNVANGFNWPFGQFLCKVINLGIKMNVYCSLYFLILISIDRYMALVHTMSHGRMRRPKYAKLGCLLMWGFGLILSVPTLVFRKVQYFPEYGVHACFLDYPDHTTELLCDGLLIIFTFIIPISIITFCTVKIIQALKIQAMERFNPEKTEQRATTLMMAVLLAFLICWLPFHVVTTLDVLLRAEVLTGCHLMTVLEICNQIFTYLAFFNSVLNPILYVIVGKNFRKKAREILKQWKVKKTKTLESTRSNLSSTLKTHL from the exons ATGACTCTCCAGCCAACAAG CGTTCCAGACTTCAGCACCACAGTGTTATATGGGGaccaaaacagcacaaatgGCACTGAATGTCCTGAGCTGGACGACTGGGAGTGGCTTCACTCCAGTCAGCCGATCTATATCCTGCTCATCTCTGTGCTGGGAATACTTTTTAACGTGTTCGTCCTGATGGTGTTCTGTCTCCACAAGAAGGCCTGCACTGTGCCTGAGATCTACTTGGGCAACTTGGCTGCTGCCGACCTGTTGCTGGTGTCGTGTCTGCCGTTCTGGGCTGTCAACGTAGCCAACGGCTTCAACTGGCCCTTCGGTCAGTTCCTTTGCAAAGTCATCAACCTGGGCATTAAGATGAACGTCTATTGCAGCCTCTACTTCCTCATCCTGATAAGCATCGATCGCTACATGGCGCTGGTGCATACAATGTCCCACGGCAGAATGCGGAGGCCAAAGTATGCCAAACTTGGCTGTCTGCTGATGTGGGGCTTTGGTTTGATCCTGAGTGTCCCCACACTAGTCTTCCGCAAGGTGCAATATTTCCCTGAGTATGGTGTTCATGCGTGCTTCCTGGACTACCCAGACCACACCACAGAGCTGCTCTGCGATGGACTGTTGATCATTTTTACCTTCATTATCCCCATTTCAATTATCACCTTCTGCACCGTCAAAATCATCCAGGCTTTGAAAATACAGGCAATGGAGAGGTTCAATCctgagaaaacagagcagagggcCACCACTCTGATGATGGCTGTACTCCTGGCCTTCCTTATCTGCTGGTTGCCTTTCCACGTGGTTACCACTCTGGACGTGCTCCTACGAGCAGAAGTCCTGACAGGGTGTCACTTAATGACCGTCCTGGAAATCTGCAACCAGATCTTCACCTACCTAGCCTTCTTCAACAGTGTGCTCAACCCCATCCTGTACGTCATTGTCGGAAAGAACTTTAGGAAAAAAGCCAGGGAAATCCTCAAGCAGTGGAaagtcaagaaaacaaaaacactggaaTCCACACGCTCCAACTTGTCCTCCActctaaaaacacatttataa